A single window of Methylocella tundrae DNA harbors:
- the cydB gene encoding cytochrome d ubiquinol oxidase subunit II, translated as MGIDLPIIWAVIIAFGLMMYVVMDGFDLGIGILFPFVKDRNDRDCMVNTVAPVWDGNETWLVLGGAGLLAAFPLAYSFLLSALYLPLVLMLAGLIWRGVAFEFRFKADEEHKWFWDHAFAWGSYIATFFQGVALGAVINGFKVQGPSYIGGAFDWLTPFSLFTGLGLLVAYALLGSTWLIMKTEGDLQRRMIELARPITLTLLGVIVVVSIWTPLTHADVAARWFTFPNLIFFSPVPILVLAASLGILHFLKRETHSTPFLLALALLFLGYSGLGISMWPNIIPPDVSIRAAAGPPQSLGFALVGALFIVPIILTYTAWSYYVFRGKVKVGDGYH; from the coding sequence GTCATGGACGGCTTCGACCTCGGCATCGGCATCCTGTTCCCCTTCGTGAAGGACAGGAACGATCGCGATTGCATGGTGAACACCGTCGCCCCCGTCTGGGACGGCAATGAAACCTGGCTGGTGCTCGGCGGCGCGGGCCTTCTCGCCGCCTTTCCGCTCGCCTATTCCTTCCTGCTCAGCGCGCTTTATCTGCCGCTGGTTCTGATGCTCGCTGGGCTGATCTGGCGCGGCGTCGCCTTCGAGTTCCGCTTCAAGGCGGATGAAGAGCACAAATGGTTCTGGGACCACGCCTTTGCGTGGGGCTCCTATATCGCGACCTTCTTCCAGGGCGTCGCGCTTGGCGCCGTCATCAACGGATTCAAGGTTCAAGGGCCGTCCTACATCGGCGGCGCCTTCGACTGGCTGACGCCATTCAGCCTGTTTACTGGCCTTGGACTGCTCGTCGCTTATGCGCTGCTTGGCAGCACCTGGCTGATCATGAAGACCGAAGGAGACCTTCAGCGGCGCATGATCGAACTCGCCCGGCCGATCACGCTGACGCTGCTCGGCGTGATCGTCGTCGTCAGCATCTGGACGCCGCTCACCCACGCCGATGTGGCGGCGCGCTGGTTCACATTTCCGAACCTCATCTTTTTCTCGCCCGTCCCCATTCTCGTGCTGGCGGCGAGCCTTGGCATTCTGCATTTCCTGAAGCGCGAGACTCATTCGACGCCGTTCCTTCTCGCGCTGGCGCTTCTTTTCCTCGGCTATAGCGGGCTCGGCATCAGCATGTGGCCGAACATCATTCCGCCCGATGTCTCGATCAGGGCCGCCGCCGGGCCGCCGCAGAGCCTCGGCTTCGCGCTTGTCGGCGCTTTGTTCATCGTGCCGATCATCCTCACCTACACGGCATGGTCGTACTATGTGTTCCGCGGCAAGGTGAAAGTCGGAGATGGCTATCATTGA
- a CDS encoding DUF2474 domain-containing protein encodes MAIIEPRASGKGWLHRVGWFVLIWALSVGALAIAALILRAILTAAGLRA; translated from the coding sequence ATGGCTATCATTGAGCCGCGGGCAAGCGGCAAAGGCTGGCTTCACCGCGTCGGCTGGTTCGTCCTTATCTGGGCGCTGAGCGTCGGCGCGCTCGCAATCGCGGCTCTGATCCTTCGCGCGATCCTCACCGCGGCGGGCCTCCGCGCCTGA